A region from the Lolium perenne isolate Kyuss_39 chromosome 4, Kyuss_2.0, whole genome shotgun sequence genome encodes:
- the LOC127294248 gene encoding disease resistance protein RGA5 isoform X1, which translates to MELSPISASLGAMGSLPGKLGELLATRHWALRGVVMDEIEQLTNDLHTLQNFLVKLSNAQDPPMTARYWMKNVRELTYDMVDCVDQFVHADARAKIRRATRRKVITRLKINRLPERWKWRPWITNKISEFRTRAQEATQRYWRYRFDDCACNPGYSRIGQDLPNIVPDPDDLVGIEGPMNQLERWLTSGEEQLKVVSIVGVAGIGKTTLAQKLWGKLHGQFECRAFVRTAQKPDMRGVIRSILSQVRRHQPPDPGETHHLIRDLREYLQDKRYFVIIDDLWATSVWDVFSRAFPESNCCSRIIIATEIMEVALACCGYCPEHILKMESLSDDNSEKLLLQRIFVSGNQQLDNVSHQIKRNCGGLPLAIILVASLLGRQLEKLEQLGCMQNSFGANHTIEGFMRQILNISFNSLPHYLKTCLLYLGTYPEGFLFLKCDLVKQWVAEGFICAKEGEDMEEIAGSYFDELVHTGLIQVMDIKCNYEVLSYSMHHMVLDFISYKSIEDNFITVLDYSQTTIPLPDKVRRLSLHFGSATYATAPASTRLSQVRSLFFSGLFSCVPSFMVFKLLRVLVLLLWGDIGNTSFNLEGICELFWLRYLQVTCNVPVKLPDQIEPMKHLETLEIDAGVCAVPPDIVRLSNLLHLHLQSGTNLPDGVRCMSSLRTLMYFDLGNSSEDDIWGLGELTNLRDLHLTYSSSPSSEHLKKNLIALATILGKLYNLKSCTLASGTSGMVVLVDGSSCMYSTPVFLERLELPPICFFSRFPKWIGQLHKLCILKVAVRELMMNDIDSLTGLHSLKVLSLCVQRAPERRIVFNDGAFPVLKYFKFRCGVLYMSFMVGAMPNLRRLKLRFNTHIGEKYSSMLSGVEHLLNLQDISGRIWARTESDRRISESALKDAISRHPKCPLLNVKWVDPVEEDYHPSEKHHQRQEKGLSVEKHRVLEKAEDTNKHADAGLSQNSDLPSTVASRCLKSEETAEARKHHVLESMLRDESTEPKSLELSLLKDITNNFSDDREIGRSEFGVVYKGKLRNGSTVVVKRLAVAVDDKKFLDCVHCLMSVKHNNIVRFLGYCANTNENVTKEGFKSVSEMARGRLLCFEDICNGNLQMHLTDESCGFDWHTRYRIIKEICQGLHYLHDKCITHLDLKPGNILVDEKMVPKLVDCGYSRFLSEAISQGGLRNSGGSLAYMDTPEYLDGGAITYKSDIYSLGVIILQIVTGRNKKDSSNTVGVLKNWKSRLTLDTSVGDTLLETCCQQVKICIEIGMSCMDHDPGNRSTTRHIMDRFEETDITEQSVRSDVDSSYLQQMIVCSKATIQPAVAESKPSPATVAPESKISPTIIATESKASPATIPINTTPHSSLTEPKQNVSADDPHRLTHFPRHASPSPAKKTMVISPATMPTKNYHGSSFNSLLSSFGPLLLSQRDVLASASGLPAGPEAFQRHVAVGLAELRDGEGFLSVAWISRLLEAFLLCQEEFRLVVAHVVQSRTRGWEQAEKLVAEYYQRVVNTLDVCNAASEGFDKARRWERLASFAASMLLAPGKIHERQLRHSRKTLYDLSALLVDDAATAGGVASVASGASHCNRSFDPSCTSYEDLSKSPARFRMPHTWSAARQLRAIGSGLVVPRRQEAGLAAPVYAMICVLHLVSWVLVAAIPYPDSGATLHADHLPVAPLHAAFPWAFPLLALQQRLTEEGKRKDRHNFRGLLKEIHTLEKCAQRLAEAIDSAPILLAGEMEAMVRETAAELAAVCAAMKDGLEPLERQVRKVYRHIVRCRDKSHEVFELRSLMVDLPDLSP; encoded by the exons ATGGAGCTGAGTCCAATTAGTGCTTCGCTGGGTGCCATGGGCTCCCTTCCAGGGAAGCTCGGTGAGCTCCTGGCGACCCGACACTGGGCTCTGCGGGGTGTTGTGATGGATGAAATCGAGCAACTGACAAATGATCTTCACACCCTACAAAACTTCCTGGTGAAGCTCTCAAATGCGCAGGACCCTCCTATGACTGCGAGGTACTGGATGAAAAACGTGCGCGAGTTGACTTATGATATGGTGGACTGCGTTGACCAATTTGTCCACGCTGATGCCCGAGCTAAGATCCGTAGAGCTACTCGCCGTAAGGTTATTACTCGGTTAAAGATTAACCGACTTCCAGAGAGGTGGAAGTGGCGCCCATGGATCACCAACAAGATCTCAGAATTCAGGACTCGTGCGCAGGAGGCAACTCAGCGATATTGGAGGTATAGGTTTGATGATTGCGCCTGCAATCCTGGATACTCACGTATTGGCCAGGATCTTCCAAATATTGTGCCAGATCCTGATGATCTAGTTGGCATAGAAGGCCCAATGAATCAGCTTGAGCGGTGGTTGACCAGTGGAGAAGAGCAGCTCAAGGTGGTGTCGATTGTTGGCGTTGCAGGAATCGGCAAGACCACTCTTGCCCAAAAATTGTGGGGTAAGCTCCACGGACAATTCGAGTGCCGGGCATTTGTGCGGACAGCCCAAAAGCCCGATATGAGGGGGGTCATCAGGAGCATACTCTCACAAGTTCGCCGGCACCAACCGCCTGACCCTGGCGAGACGCACCACTTGATCCGGGATCTCAGGGAATATCTACAAGATAAGAG GTACTTTGTTATAATTGATGACTTGTGGGCTACATCAGTATGGGATGTTTTTAGTCGTGCTTTTCCAGAGAGTAATTGTTGCAGCAGAATAATAAttgcaacagaaattatggaagtGGCTTTGGCGTGCTGTGGCTATTGCCCTGAGCATATTTTAAAAATGGAATCTCTTAGTGATGATAATTCAGAGAAATTATTACTCCAAAGAATTTTTGTCTCAGGAAATCAACAGCTTGATAATGTTTCACATCAGATTAAGAGAAATTGTGGTGGCTTGCCACTAGCAATCATCCTTGTAGCCAGTCTTTTAGGGCGCCAACTGGAGAAACTAGAGCAATTGGGCTGTATGCAGAATTCTTTTGGAGCAAATCATACCATAGAAGGGTTTATGAGACAAATACTGAATATTAGCTTTAATAGTCTTCCACATTATCTAAAGACATGTCTGCTTTATCTTGGTACATATCCAGAGGGCTTCCTATTCTTGAAATGTGATTTGGTGAAGCAATGGGTAGCTGAGGGTTTTATATGTGCAAAAGAAGGGGAAGACATGGAGGAAATTGCTGGGAGCTATTTTGATGAGCTTGTCCATACCGGCCTGATCCAAGTTATGGATATCAAATGTAATTATGAGGTGTTGTCTTATTCAATGCATCACATGGTTCTTGATTTTATTTCATACAAGTCCATTGAAGATAACTTCATCACTGTACTGGATTATTCTCAAACGACAATACCACTTCCTGATAAAGTTCGTCGATTGTCCCTCCACTTTGGAAGTGCAACATATGCAACTGCACCAGCAAGTACCAGATTATCACAAGTTCGATCACTCTTCTTTTCTGGCTTGTTTAGCTGTGTGCCTTCATTCATGGTGTTTAAGCTTCTTCGAGTTCTAGTCCTTCTTTTGTGGGGTGATATTGGAAACACAAGTTTCAATCTTGAAGGAATCTGTGAATTGTTTTGGTTGAGATATTTGCAGGTCACATGTAATGTCCCTGTAAAGCTTCCGGATCAGATTGAACCAATGAAACACTTGGAAACACTGGAAATAGATGCAGGAGTATGTGCTGTTCCCCCAGACATTGTTCGACTTTCGAACTTGTTGCATCTCCATCTTCAAAGTGGGACAAATCTACCTGATGGGGTCAGGTGCATGAGTTCTCTACGTACACTCATGTATTTTGACCTTGGCAATAGCTCTGAAGACGATATATGGGGCCTTGGGGAGCTGACAAACCTGAGGGATCTTCATCTCACCTATTCTTCGTCACCATCTAGTGAACATTTGAAGAAAAATCTGATAGCTCTGGCCACTATACTTGGGAAACTTTATAACCTCAAATCTTGCACGTTGGCTTCTGGTACTTCTGGCATGGTTGTTCTTGTTGATGGCTCGAGCTGCATGTACTCTACTCCTGTCTTTCTTGAGAGACTTGAGTTACCACCGATTTGCTTCTTTTCCAGATTTCCCAAGTGGATCGGACAGCTCCACAAACTCTGCATTTTGAAAGTTGCTGTTAGAGAACTGATGATGAATGATATTGATAGCCTGACAGGATTACATTCCCTCAAAGTTCTCTCATTGTGTGTCCAGAGAGCTCCTGAGCGAAGGATCGTCTTCAACGATGGGGCTTTCCCAGTTCTCAAATATTTCAAGTTCAGGTGTGGTGTACTTTATATGTCTTTTATGGTAGGTGCCATGCCCAATCTTCGGAGGCTCAAGCTACGTTTCAACACACATATTGGGGAGAAGTACAGCAGTATGCTTTCTGGAGTTGAGCACCTTCTAAATCTTCAGGACATCTCTGGACGAATTTGGGCCAGAACCGAATCTGATAGGAGGATTTCTGAATCAGCACTCAAGGACGCCATTAGCAGGCATCCAAAGTGTCCTCTATTGAACGTAAAATGGGTGGATCCAGTTGAGGAAGACTATCATCCTTCAGAGAAACATCATCAGAGGCAAGAAAAAGGTTTATCAGTTGAAAAACATAGGGTTCTAGAGAAAGCTGAGGACACAAACAAACATGCTGATGCCGG GTTGTCTCAAAATTCTGACCTGCCATCTACTGTCGCTTCACGTTGCCTGAAGTCAG AAGAAACAGCTGAAGCTCGCAAACATCATGTCCTGGAGAGCATGCTGCGTGATGAAAGCACTGAGCCGAAAAGTCTTGAGTTATCACTGCTGAAAGACATCACAAATAATTTTTCTGATGATCGAGAGATTGGTAGAAGCGAGTTTGGAGTGGTTTATAAG GGAAAGCTTCGAAATGGGAGTACTGTTGTTGTGAAGAGGCTTGCGGTTGCAGTTGATGATAAAAAATTTCTGGATTGTGTTCACTGCCTGATGAGTGTTAAGCACAACAACATAGTACGGTTTCTAGGTTACTGCGCTAACACAAACGAGAATGTGACAAAGGAAGGATTCAAAAGCGTTTCTGAAATGGCGCGAGGGAGGTTGCTCTGTTTTGAGGATATTTGTAATGGAAATCTTCAGATGCATCTTACTG ATGAATCTTGTGGATTTGACTGGCACACACGGTATCGAATAATTAAAGAAATATGCCAGGGTTTGCATTATCTTCATGATAAATGCATTACTCATTTAGACCTCAAACCAGGCAACATTCTAGTTGATGAAAAAATGGTACCAAAATTAGTTGATTGTGGTTATTCAAGATTCTTGAGTGAAGCCATAAGTCAAGGTGGCCTTAGAAACAGCGGTGGATCGCT GGCTTACATGGATACACCAGAATACTTGGATGGGGGAGCAATCACATACAAGTCTGACATATACAGTTTGGGGGTTATCATTTTGCAGATAGTGACAGGGCGGAATAAAAAGGATTCCTCAAACACAGTGGGT GTACTTAAAAATTGGAAAAGTAGGTTGACATTGGATACATCAGTGGGAGACACATTACTGGAGACATGTTGCCAACAAGTAAAAATATGTATTGAGATAGGGATGAGCTGCATGGACCATGACCCGGGAAACAGATCCACTACACGGCATATCATGGATAGGTTTGAGGAAACTGACATTACTGAACAGTCAGTCAGAAGTGACGTAGATAGTTCATATCTACAGCAG ATGATTGTTTGTTCTAAAGCAACAATCCAACCTGCAGTTGCGGAATCAAAACCTTCACCGGCGACCGTAGCTCCGGAATCAAAAATCTCACCCACAATCATAGCTACAGAATCAAAAGCGTCACCCGCAACTATACCCATCAACACCACACCTCATAGCAGCCTCACAGAACCAAAACAAAACGTCTCTGCCGATGACCCGCATCGGCTAACCCACTTTCCACGACACGCTTCACCTTCTCCAGCGAAAAAAACCATGGTGATCTCACCAGCGACCATGCCGACGAAGAACTACCATGGCTCGTCATTCAACTCCCTGTTGTCCTCCTTTGGCCCTTTGCTGCTTTCCCAAAGGGATGTGCTGGCGTCTGCGTCCGGCCTCCCGGCCGGCCCTGAGGCGTTCCAGCGCCATGTGGCCGTCGGCCTCGCGGAGCTGAGGGACGGGGAGGGGTTCCTCTCCGTCGCGTGGATAAGCCGTCTCCTCGAAGCATTCCTACTGTGCCAGGAGGAGTTTCGGTTAGTGGTAGCCCACGTGGTGCAGAGCCGCACCAGAGGCTGGGAACAGGCAGAGAAGCTGGTGGCGGAATACTACCAGCGTGTGGTGAACACGCTGGACGTGTGCAATGCTGCCAGCGAAGGCTTTGACAAGGCGCGGCGCTGGGAGCGCCTCGCCAGCTTTGCGGCATCCATGCTGCTCGCTCCCGGGAAGATTCACGAGCGCCAGCTCCGCCACTCCCGGAAGACCCTGTATGACCTCTCAGCCCTCCTTGTCGATGATGCTGCCACCGCCGGAGGTGTGGCCAGTGTGGCCAGCGGCGCCTCCCACTGCAACCGCTCCTTCGACCCATCTTGTACCTCCTATGAGGATTTGTCCAAGTCCCCCGCACGCTTCCGCATGCCCCACACGTGGTCGGCTGCACGGCAGCTGCGGGCCATCGGGTCGGGTCTGGTCGTGCCGCGCAGGCAGGAGGCGGGTCTTGCTGCGCCAGTGTACGCAATGATATGTGTGCTTCACCTCGTCTCGTGGGTGCTCGTTGCGGCCATCCCGTACCCAGACTCCGGCGCCACACTCCATGCTGATCACCTACCCGTTGCACCGCTGCACGCGGCATTTCCGTGGGCGTTTCCGCTACTGGCCCTCCAGCAGCGCCTCACTGAGGAGGGGAAGCGCAAGGACAGGCACAATTTTCGCGGCCTCCTCAAGGAAATCCACACCCTTGAGAAATGCGCACAGAGGCTCGCTGAGGCAATCGACTCAGCACCCATCCTGCTCGCCGGCGAGATGGAGGCCATGGTGCGGGAGACCGCAGCTGAGCTCGCTGCCGTGTGTGCCGCCATGAAGGACGGGCTGGAGCCACTGGAACGACAAGTCCGGAAGGTCTACCGGCACATTGTACGCTGCCGCGATAAGtcccacgaggtatttgaattgcGCAGCCTCATGGTAGACCTTCCGGACTTGTCGCCGTGA